In one window of Nitrospirota bacterium DNA:
- a CDS encoding calcium:proton antiporter: MKTSHPQPAAALPPHNGSRLSILSVAQREWPLLSSIATAAAFLAFGQEWLADLSNPVWFAFVLLWLFGVVLLSAFAVVRHAEVLAVKLGEPLGTLVLTLSVTGIEVMMIAAVMYTAEGGSSLARDAMFAVVMIVLNGMVGLSLLLGGLRYHEQTYNLQGANAFLAVIVPLAVLGLILPNFTTSSPGPTLSSFQAVFLIVMSIGLYAVFLAIQNLRHRNYFVSPESEDAVAGPPHGQGENCEHCSVGYHTLFLLLYLAPLVVLSKQMAVPINFAIHKWGAPSALGGFLVAVLILAPESLGAARAALANQLQRSVNVLLGSVLATISLTIPAVLTIGFLTGKTITLGLGPVDMILLLLTLGLSTLTFGSSRTNVLLGAVHLLLFLAYLMLIFEG; encoded by the coding sequence ATGAAGACATCGCACCCGCAGCCGGCTGCTGCTCTTCCTCCGCACAACGGATCGCGCCTGAGCATTCTGAGTGTGGCTCAGCGGGAATGGCCGCTTCTGAGCAGCATCGCGACGGCGGCGGCGTTTCTCGCCTTCGGTCAAGAGTGGCTGGCCGACCTGTCCAACCCCGTCTGGTTTGCATTCGTTCTGCTGTGGCTGTTCGGCGTCGTCCTGCTCTCGGCGTTCGCGGTCGTTCGCCATGCGGAGGTGCTGGCCGTCAAGCTTGGCGAGCCCCTAGGGACGCTCGTTCTCACGCTGTCCGTGACCGGCATCGAAGTCATGATGATCGCGGCGGTGATGTATACCGCTGAAGGCGGTTCGTCGTTGGCCCGCGATGCCATGTTTGCAGTGGTGATGATCGTATTGAACGGCATGGTCGGTTTGTCGCTCCTGCTGGGCGGCTTGCGGTACCACGAACAGACATACAATCTTCAAGGCGCCAACGCGTTTCTGGCGGTCATTGTGCCGTTGGCCGTGCTGGGTCTCATCCTGCCGAACTTTACGACGTCGTCTCCCGGTCCCACCCTCTCGTCGTTTCAAGCCGTGTTTCTCATCGTCATGTCGATCGGGTTGTACGCTGTGTTTCTGGCGATCCAGAACTTACGCCACCGTAACTATTTCGTGTCTCCTGAGTCGGAAGATGCCGTCGCGGGACCGCCTCACGGGCAGGGTGAAAATTGTGAGCATTGCTCTGTCGGGTATCACACTCTCTTCTTGCTGCTGTATCTCGCCCCGCTTGTCGTGTTGAGCAAACAGATGGCGGTGCCGATCAATTTCGCCATCCATAAGTGGGGCGCGCCGTCGGCATTGGGCGGATTTTTGGTCGCCGTGTTGATTCTGGCTCCGGAGTCGCTCGGGGCGGCGCGCGCAGCGCTGGCGAACCAGCTTCAGCGGTCCGTCAATGTGTTGTTGGGATCCGTGCTGGCGACGATCAGTCTCACCATTCCGGCCGTTCTGACCATTGGGTTCCTCACGGGCAAGACGATCACTCTTGGCCTTGGTCCCGTCGATATGATCCTGTTGCTGCTGACCTTGGGGCTCAGCACCTTGACCTTCGGCAGCTCACGAACGAATGTCTTGCTCGGGGCCGTGCACTTGCTGCTGTTTTTGGCCTATCTTATGCTCATCTTCGAGGGGTAA
- the ylqF gene encoding ribosome biogenesis GTPase YlqF, which translates to MSIQWFPGHMNAARKEAAKTMEVIDVIVEVLDARIPDASVNPLIEELRLVRQRPCLKVLNKADLADPAVTQAWLNLYNRQPDVSAVALSCSQAGDAAKIPQLCQTLAPHRNSSVKPLRMLIMGIPNVGKSTLMNRLLNRRIARVGDEPAVTKVQQRHKLNDHMAITDSPGLLWGTIKDPNVGLLLATVNAVGHKVVDDETVAEFLATILLARYPARLTARYGFAVEGLTSSDVLDAIAQKRGCLLTRSGGGLDRDKAARILLLDYRNGTLGRTSLETPESSPNTLPQ; encoded by the coding sequence ATGTCTATACAGTGGTTTCCCGGTCACATGAACGCGGCGCGCAAAGAAGCGGCCAAGACGATGGAGGTGATCGATGTCATCGTCGAGGTGCTGGATGCGCGCATACCGGACGCCAGCGTCAACCCGCTGATCGAAGAACTGCGCCTGGTCCGCCAGCGTCCTTGCCTGAAAGTACTCAACAAGGCCGACCTTGCCGATCCCGCCGTCACACAGGCCTGGCTCAACCTGTATAACCGGCAACCGGACGTCAGCGCCGTGGCCCTCTCGTGCAGTCAGGCGGGCGACGCGGCCAAGATCCCCCAGCTCTGTCAGACGCTCGCCCCCCATCGCAACAGCAGCGTCAAGCCGCTCCGTATGCTGATCATGGGAATCCCCAATGTCGGGAAATCGACCCTGATGAACCGGCTCCTCAATCGCCGTATCGCTCGTGTGGGCGACGAACCGGCGGTGACCAAAGTTCAACAGCGTCACAAACTAAACGACCATATGGCCATCACCGATTCACCGGGCCTGTTGTGGGGAACGATCAAAGATCCGAACGTCGGCCTGCTGCTCGCGACGGTCAACGCCGTGGGCCACAAGGTCGTCGACGACGAAACCGTCGCCGAATTTCTCGCGACCATCCTGCTGGCGCGTTATCCTGCCAGGCTCACGGCTCGCTACGGCTTCGCGGTAGAGGGGCTGACGAGTTCGGACGTGCTCGACGCCATCGCCCAAAAGCGCGGCTGCCTGCTGACCAGGAGCGGCGGCGGACTGGACCGGGACAAGGCGGCGAGGATTCTCCTGTTGGACTACCGCAACGGCACATTGGGCCGGACCAGCCTGGAGACGCCTGAGTCGTCGCCAAACACGCTACCCCAATAA
- a CDS encoding acyl-CoA desaturase, with amino-acid sequence MNRLSCDSVGSLDQDVTAKQLQWKGAIPFLTIHLMCLWVIQTGISMEWVALALGSYYLRMVAITAGYHRYFSHRSYKTSRVFQFLLAFFAMTSAQKGVLWWASHHRHHHKHSDRAEDRHSPLQRGFWYSHVGWLLSDEYIETDFTVVRDLVKYPELRFLNRFHVIPPTLYALTMYALWGFPGLVWGFFVSTTVLYHCTFFINSLTHIVGRVRYNSRDGSKNSFILAVLCCGEGWHNNHHYYQSSVNQGWLWWEVDFSYYVLTVLSWFGIVWDLRTPPAHIKAAILATEHTSIL; translated from the coding sequence ATGAATAGACTGTCGTGCGACTCCGTCGGTTCCCTCGATCAGGATGTGACCGCGAAACAGCTCCAATGGAAGGGTGCCATCCCCTTCCTGACCATCCACCTGATGTGCCTATGGGTCATTCAGACCGGAATCAGCATGGAGTGGGTGGCGCTGGCCCTGGGGAGCTACTACCTGAGAATGGTCGCCATCACGGCAGGCTATCACCGCTATTTCTCGCACCGCTCCTACAAGACCAGCCGGGTCTTCCAGTTTCTTCTGGCATTTTTCGCCATGACCTCTGCACAGAAAGGCGTGCTCTGGTGGGCCTCACACCATCGGCACCACCACAAGCACTCAGACCGGGCGGAAGATCGCCATTCCCCGCTGCAACGAGGATTCTGGTATTCCCATGTCGGATGGCTGTTGTCTGACGAATATATCGAGACCGATTTCACGGTCGTGAGGGACCTGGTAAAATATCCTGAGCTGCGCTTCCTCAACCGCTTTCACGTCATTCCGCCAACGCTGTACGCGCTGACGATGTATGCGCTGTGGGGGTTCCCGGGACTGGTCTGGGGTTTCTTCGTGTCCACCACTGTCCTCTATCATTGCACCTTCTTTATCAATTCCCTGACGCACATCGTCGGTCGGGTTCGATACAACTCCCGCGATGGGAGCAAGAACAGTTTCATCCTGGCGGTGCTCTGCTGTGGAGAGGGCTGGCACAATAACCACCATTACTACCAATCGTCGGTCAATCAGGGCTGGTTATGGTGGGAAGTGGACTTCTCCTATTACGTCTTGACGGTCCTCTCCTGGTTCGGGATCGTCTGGGACCTGCGAACGCCGCCGGCCCACATCAAAGCCGCCATCCTCGCGACGGAACATACCTCCATCTTGTAG